In Picosynechococcus sp. PCC 7002, the following are encoded in one genomic region:
- a CDS encoding metal-binding protein, with amino-acid sequence MPSGRTHDQITFWGLPVVVGFGFLLLRRWELALILSLAYLFSGLMFGPDLDIHSVQFKRWGIFRWIWLPYQKNLRHRSALSHGFLIGTIVRLLYLGSILLFITIIGVAIAQLMFDFSWNWRTAFLNVQRQWQQHYWAESLALFVGLEIGAMSHSVSDWLGSMVKRSQKQGLFSSFSRKKRKKRRKSPRSSRR; translated from the coding sequence ATGCCTTCCGGACGCACCCACGATCAGATCACGTTCTGGGGATTGCCCGTGGTGGTGGGCTTCGGTTTTCTCCTGCTGCGACGGTGGGAATTGGCCCTCATTCTAAGTTTGGCCTATCTGTTTAGCGGCTTAATGTTTGGCCCGGACTTGGATATTCATTCCGTGCAGTTTAAACGTTGGGGAATTTTTCGCTGGATTTGGCTTCCCTACCAAAAAAATCTCCGCCATCGTTCAGCCCTTTCCCATGGGTTTTTAATTGGCACAATTGTTCGCCTGCTCTATCTGGGGTCAATTCTGCTGTTTATAACAATCATCGGTGTGGCGATCGCCCAATTAATGTTTGATTTTTCCTGGAATTGGCGTACCGCCTTTCTTAACGTCCAGCGACAGTGGCAACAACACTACTGGGCGGAAAGTTTAGCGCTCTTTGTGGGGTTAGAAATTGGAGCAATGAGTCATTCCGTCAGCGATTGGCTTGGTTCCATGGTTAAACGATCCCAGAAACAAGGCTTATTTTCTTCCTTTTCTCGGAAAAAACGCAAAAAACGTCGTAAATCCCCCCGTTCCTCCCGAAGATGA
- the pdhA gene encoding pyruvate dehydrogenase (acetyl-transferring) E1 component subunit alpha: MHKERTAPEFDSSSVEITKEEALMLYEDMTLGRLFEDKCAEMYYRGKMFGFVHLYNGQEAVSTGVIRSMRQGEDFVCSTYRDHVHALSAGVPAREVMAELFGKETGCSKGRGGSMHMFSKEHGLLGGYAFIGEGIPVAAGAALQSKYRQEVMGNKNADNVTACFFGDGTSNNGQFFETLNMAALWKLPILFVVENNKWAIGMAHERATSQPEIYKKASVFGMPGYEVDGMDVLAMRDVAQKAVARARAGEGPTLIEALTYRFRGHSLADPDELRSAEEKEFWAQRDPIKRFEKFVTNRGLATAEELKAIEKKIQEVVNESVTFAESSPEPNPAELRKYIFAES, from the coding sequence ATGCATAAAGAACGGACAGCCCCAGAATTTGATAGTTCTTCGGTAGAGATCACCAAAGAAGAAGCCCTCATGCTCTACGAAGATATGACCTTAGGACGCTTGTTCGAGGATAAGTGTGCTGAGATGTATTACCGTGGCAAAATGTTTGGCTTTGTTCACCTCTACAACGGTCAGGAAGCGGTTTCCACTGGGGTGATTCGCTCAATGCGGCAGGGAGAAGATTTTGTTTGTAGTACCTACCGTGACCACGTCCACGCCCTCAGCGCTGGGGTTCCCGCACGGGAAGTAATGGCGGAACTGTTTGGGAAAGAGACAGGCTGCAGCAAGGGTCGGGGCGGCTCGATGCACATGTTTTCAAAAGAGCATGGTCTCCTGGGGGGCTATGCGTTTATCGGGGAAGGTATTCCTGTGGCGGCAGGTGCGGCTCTCCAAAGTAAATACCGCCAGGAAGTGATGGGCAATAAAAATGCTGATAATGTGACGGCTTGTTTCTTCGGGGATGGGACGTCCAACAATGGTCAGTTTTTTGAAACTTTAAACATGGCGGCCCTCTGGAAATTGCCGATTTTATTCGTCGTAGAAAACAACAAGTGGGCGATCGGTATGGCCCATGAACGGGCAACGTCCCAGCCGGAGATTTATAAGAAAGCAAGTGTGTTTGGGATGCCCGGCTATGAAGTGGACGGGATGGATGTGTTGGCGATGCGGGATGTAGCCCAAAAAGCCGTGGCCAGAGCCAGAGCCGGAGAAGGGCCAACTTTGATCGAAGCACTAACCTACCGCTTCCGGGGTCACTCCCTCGCCGATCCCGACGAATTGCGGTCTGCTGAAGAAAAAGAATTCTGGGCCCAGCGGGATCCAATTAAACGCTTTGAAAAATTTGTCACCAATCGGGGCTTGGCTACCGCCGAGGAACTAAAGGCGATTGAGAAGAAAATTCAAGAAGTTGTAAATGAGTCTGTGACCTTCGCTGAAAGTAGTCCCGAACCGAATCCGGCAGAATTGCGCAAGTACATTTTTGCCGAAAGCTAA
- a CDS encoding phosphoribosyltransferase has product MADLKISWAEYHALIEQLATTIQKSQWEFNQILCLAKGGLRIGDILARIFDQPLAILNVASYGGTGNRERGKLLFAEHFTNFGPLGDRLLLVDDLVDSGRSLQQTQTWLQTQAPQITEIRTAVLWYKGHSQFQPDYFVQHLPDNPWIQQPFEHYEKW; this is encoded by the coding sequence ATAGCAGACCTCAAGATCAGTTGGGCCGAATACCACGCTTTAATTGAACAATTGGCCACTACAATTCAAAAATCCCAGTGGGAATTCAACCAAATTCTCTGTTTGGCGAAAGGTGGCTTAAGAATTGGTGACATTTTGGCGCGCATTTTCGATCAACCCTTGGCAATTCTCAATGTGGCTAGCTACGGCGGCACAGGCAATCGAGAACGTGGAAAACTCTTGTTTGCGGAACATTTTACGAACTTTGGGCCTCTGGGCGATCGCCTTTTACTGGTAGACGATTTAGTTGATTCGGGGCGGAGTCTCCAGCAAACCCAGACCTGGCTCCAAACCCAAGCCCCCCAGATTACAGAAATTCGTACCGCCGTCCTCTGGTACAAAGGCCATTCCCAATTTCAGCCCGATTACTTTGTCCAGCATTTGCCCGATAATCCTTGGATTCAGCAACCCTTTGAGCATTACGAAAAATGGTGA
- a CDS encoding IMS domain-containing protein gives MRIPLDYYRILCVPAKATTAQITQAYRDRLSQFPRREHNALAIEARNRIIEQAFEVLSQTETRAVYDHELSGNMFRSLVPSRPKLPFPDRPSSDTELEALTAHQPTIDIAEKDLLGGLLLLLDLGEYELVLKWAAPYLKGKGKLVKEGKFGAVEIVEQELRLCLALAHWELSREQWLQQHYEQAALSGQKSQELLVDVAQFADLQQEIQGDLNRLRPYQVLELLALPESETQERQRGLQLLQEMLSARVGIDGQGDDQSGLSIDDFLRFIQQLRSYLTVQEQLDLFVAESKRPSAAAAYLAVYALLAAGFSQRKPDLVVQAQTLLKRLGKRQDVFLEQSICALLLGQPTEANQLLEQSQEQEAIAYIQEQSEGAPDLLPGLCLYGEQWLKTEVFSHFRDLRQRREDGSVSLTAYFADPEVQQYLDDLLTEAVPTPTPHPDTESTAAPSEKPPETLQSETGVSPHPSRPAKVDSFEDLVTQTPATVPPAPPSPGVAPVTAALNPDPEASSASSKSVSSKKSIGPWGAIAAIVGSVLLVVGLVRILSGLTTQEPLQVTLNGEPPLTIPSLDTAEANNNPENGATDTTTTPALNEAIAAEVIQTWFESKARAFGQDRDLAALENILAEPSLSRWRSSAQAVRSAGTYRTYDHSLTIETVSFNPDQPNVATVEAQVQEKADYYRANGERDPGQSYDSDLRVRYSLVRQGDRWLIRSSQTL, from the coding sequence GTGCGCATTCCGCTCGACTATTACCGCATCCTATGCGTCCCCGCCAAGGCAACCACTGCCCAAATTACCCAAGCCTATCGCGATCGCCTCTCCCAATTTCCCCGTCGCGAACATAATGCCTTGGCCATTGAGGCCCGCAACCGGATTATCGAGCAAGCCTTTGAGGTGTTATCCCAAACAGAAACCCGCGCCGTCTACGACCATGAGCTGTCGGGCAATATGTTTCGTTCCCTCGTCCCCAGCCGTCCGAAACTGCCTTTTCCCGATCGCCCCTCCAGTGACACAGAGTTAGAAGCCCTGACAGCCCACCAACCAACCATTGACATCGCGGAAAAAGATTTACTGGGGGGACTGCTGTTACTCCTCGACCTGGGGGAGTACGAATTAGTGCTGAAGTGGGCTGCCCCCTACCTCAAGGGCAAAGGCAAGCTGGTCAAGGAAGGGAAATTTGGGGCCGTCGAAATCGTCGAGCAAGAACTACGGCTTTGTTTGGCCCTGGCCCACTGGGAATTGAGCCGGGAACAGTGGCTCCAACAACATTATGAACAGGCGGCTCTCTCCGGTCAGAAGAGTCAAGAGCTATTGGTAGATGTGGCACAATTTGCAGACCTCCAACAGGAAATTCAAGGGGATCTCAATCGCCTCAGACCCTATCAAGTTCTAGAACTTCTGGCCCTACCCGAATCAGAAACCCAAGAGCGACAACGGGGCTTACAACTGCTCCAGGAAATGTTGAGTGCTCGCGTGGGGATTGATGGCCAGGGGGACGATCAGTCGGGTCTAAGTATTGATGATTTTTTGCGCTTTATCCAGCAGTTACGCAGTTATCTAACGGTGCAAGAACAGTTGGATCTCTTTGTGGCAGAATCAAAGCGACCTTCGGCGGCAGCGGCCTACCTAGCGGTGTATGCTCTCTTGGCTGCTGGGTTTTCGCAACGGAAACCTGACCTGGTCGTGCAAGCCCAGACCCTATTAAAACGCCTCGGCAAACGCCAGGATGTTTTCTTGGAGCAATCAATCTGCGCCTTACTTTTAGGTCAGCCAACGGAAGCCAATCAACTGTTAGAACAAAGTCAGGAACAGGAGGCGATCGCCTACATTCAAGAGCAGTCTGAGGGGGCACCGGATCTACTCCCAGGCCTATGTCTCTACGGGGAACAGTGGCTGAAGACAGAGGTTTTTTCCCATTTCCGCGATCTCCGGCAACGGCGTGAAGATGGCTCTGTTTCGTTGACGGCTTACTTCGCCGATCCTGAAGTGCAGCAATATCTTGACGATCTCCTCACGGAGGCTGTCCCCACACCCACACCACATCCAGACACAGAAAGTACAGCGGCCCCGTCGGAAAAGCCACCGGAAACATTACAGTCAGAAACCGGTGTTTCGCCGCATCCCAGTCGTCCCGCCAAGGTTGATTCCTTTGAGGATCTCGTCACTCAAACTCCCGCTACAGTTCCCCCGGCACCGCCTTCTCCTGGTGTAGCACCTGTAACTGCGGCATTAAACCCAGACCCGGAAGCGTCTTCTGCTTCGTCAAAATCAGTTTCGTCAAAAAAGTCTATCGGGCCTTGGGGGGCGATCGCCGCTATCGTGGGGAGTGTTTTGCTGGTCGTGGGCCTGGTGCGAATTTTGTCTGGCCTAACTACCCAGGAACCCTTACAGGTCACCCTCAACGGTGAGCCACCCCTAACGATCCCCAGCTTAGACACCGCCGAGGCAAATAATAATCCGGAGAATGGAGCGACCGATACAACGACAACGCCTGCGCTCAATGAGGCGATCGCCGCTGAGGTGATTCAAACTTGGTTTGAGAGTAAAGCTAGAGCCTTTGGCCAAGACCGTGATTTGGCGGCTCTAGAAAATATTTTGGCAGAACCGTCCCTGTCCCGCTGGCGCAGTAGTGCCCAGGCCGTCCGCAGCGCTGGTACCTACCGCACCTATGACCACAGTTTGACCATTGAAACGGTGAGCTTCAACCCAGACCAACCCAATGTGGCGACCGTTGAGGCCCAGGTGCAGGAAAAGGCAGATTATTACCGGGCGAATGGGGAACGCGATCCCGGCCAGTCCTATGATTCTGACCTGCGTGTCCGCTACAGCTTGGTGCGCCAAGGCGATCGCTGGTTGATTCGTTCTTCCCAAACCCTGTAA